DNA sequence from the Xyrauchen texanus isolate HMW12.3.18 chromosome 35, RBS_HiC_50CHRs, whole genome shotgun sequence genome:
AGAGAGTGCGAAAGTATGCACTACATGCTGCCAGAACTGCCTTATGGGCCTTGAAGTCTATTCCATCTACCACAAACGTGCAGTCACAAAGGACACCCAACTGACGTTGTTCGTTTAGTTGCCCAAGGACTTTCGCACTATGCCAGGGAAAGTCCATGGCTGATGGAGTGGATTGAAGGTTCATTAGGTGGGAGTACCCTGATGtgtgataaaaaagaaaaagacaaggaATTTATTTCATTTCTACATGTTGCACATGAAGCACACAAACTAATTTTGTCCCTGTTGTGCTtttcaaaataatacattttagtgaAACTAGATATTTAGTCAATTTTGATGTTGGCTGATAAAGCCTGGccttaaagttaaaaataaatatggatggataaatagatagacagacatatctatatatatctatatatttattgtatatcatattatatattattttctttcaatGGATTTAATGTTTTACAGGTCAGAGTTTATGTACACAGCAAAGCTCAATCTGAACTCTCAGAACTTGGAGGATGTGCTTGCTGTAGCTACTTTCCTTTAAATGCAGGAAATTGTCAATGCTTGTTGCGCTTTTCAGTCAGTGGCTGTCCCTTCATCATCCAAGCCTGGTTAGTAGAGTTCACATTATTGTATGTaggtaattaaagggatagtttgcccaaaattgaaaattgaatTCTCTCTtcttttattcaccttcatgccatcccagatgtttatgacagatcaacatttatgtccttttttactataaatctccacatttgaccagccTCGACCAGTAGGCcaagtggcgatatgcatgaagaatgcaaatctccagaaaacaaacaaagaagaaTGTGGATGTGAATGTagagatttttagtaaaaaaaggacttaaatatttatctgtttctcatccacacctattatatcccttcatatacgtatatatatatgcacgATTGATTAAATATGTTTAGCGTGTATTCAATGTAACTTTAGGCTATAACTTACTCATTCTGGGAGATCCGTCAAAAATATAGCAATCCAGtgccaaaaatattttacacGTGAGATTATGTCcataatgtggaaaaagttaatattttaattattgtatgtcttcatttatttcattgtttgCGTTTTCTGTTGGATTATCACAAATAAAGAATCTGTGTTTTTCTTGCATGTGAAAAGAGTGCTTCAGCCTAAATCTATCTCCCTCTGTGCCTTGATGTAGGCTATTTGTACTTATTCTCTCATGAGTGTCATCAACACAAACAGCTGAACCCAACATTAacatataattttgttttctttcatttagaAAGCAACAGAATTCTTTAACaggtttgctttaaaaaaaaaaaaagtgatttatcATGATTTACTAAGTTTCTTCTGCTCTACCAATGCAGTTgggcccattcactttcatttacttTGAGTTGGCAGGGAAACGTACCTTATTTTCATAGCACTGGTTCATGATGAAGTCAGATTACATCAGAGTTTGTTGGTGTTGTAAAATCATACTAGACTGCTCAAACATTCCGAGACCCGACAAACGCAGATAGAATGAAAACAGCTTCCAACAAATGACAACAGGGTGAACATACTGGCAAACCCAACAACTGTTGGATGGTGGTGTTTGATAGGGCAGTGTAAAATAGCCTTTAAAAAAGACATGGCACTCTAAGAAGTGGAGGATGGTGCTCTTCAAAATTCttcatatattttgtgaagtgcaccagtccctcctgcagcaacaTGTTTTGGGGGtattttgctgcaggagggactggtgcacttcacaaaatatatggcatcatgaggaagggaaattatgtaaatatattgaagcaacatctcaagacatcagccagaaagttaatgCTCGGTCGTAATTGGGTCTTTCAAATGggcaatgacctcaagcatacctccaaagttgtggcaaaatgacttaaggacaacaaagtcaaggtaatgTAGTGGCCAtcactgacctcaatccaatagaaaatttgagggccgaactgaaaaagcgtgtgcgggcaaggaagcctacaaacctgactcggttacactggttcagtctggaggaatgggccaaaattccagcatcttattgtgagaagcttgtggaaggctacccaaaaagtttgacccaagttaaacaatttaaagacaatgctaccaaatactaacaaagtgtgagtaaacttctgactcactgggaatgtgatgaaataaataaaggatgaaatatataattctctctactattattctgacatttcactttcttttcttttctccccaattcgctatgcgctctaagtccttgtggtggtgtagtgactcacctcaatccgggtggcggaagacgaatctcagttgcctccgcatctgagactgtcaatccacgcatcttatcacgtggcttgttgagacaTAGCACGTTTGGagacttcacactattctccaaaTCCACACATATCACCACGAGCCCCGCTGAGAGCTGGGgtcacaccctggatttgaactcgtctttactcgctgagctacccaggcccaccatgacattttacattcttaaaataaagcagtgatcctaactgacccgtGACAgtgaatattttctatgattaaatatcagaaattgtgaaaactgaGTTAAATTTGTTTGGCTAAGGtgagtgtaaacttctgacatcaactctgtgtgtgtgtgtgtgtgtgtgtgtgtgtgtgtgtgtgtgtgtgtgtgtgtatatatatatatatatatagtaagaaTGTTGGGATGTTAGTTAACAGGATAGGTcatctaaaaacaaatattctctcaTACTTTATTCTGCTAAAGAGAAATTaagattatttagaaaaaatatctcagctctgtggatgagacagatcagtatttaaatccttggatttttttactataactttccactttcacattcagatgtGAACGTGAATCTAAAAAGGTGCCATATGTGAATTAAagttgtgaaagtggagatttatagtaaaaaaaaaaggacttaaatattgatctgtttcaaagccacacctatcatataacttctgaagataaagATTTAACCATTTGAGTCGTACAggttacttgtatgctgcctttatgtgctttttggagttacaaagttctagccaccattcacttttatggagctacagagctgagatattcttctaaaaatcttaatttgtgttctgcagatgaaagaaattcatacacatctgtgatggcatgagggtgaggaaattatgagaacATAATTTTTTGGGTCTACTATCCCTTGtagtaattattttaaacataagagGTGTAACAGTTCGATTTTATAgatcagttctgttgtcactgtgaTAGTCAACTAATAAACACCATTAGTGTTTAATATCACATACACCAGAGATGTGTTCAAAAACCAAAATATCCGAAATTAGCACCAAAAGTCCTTCATTAACAAGTCATAAAAATTTGTTCAAAGTCGGTGGGGTTGGAAGTtagtctcttttaataaacttgtTATTCCTTTGAACAGAGTTATTTCATCTACCATGCACATAATGCCCTTTATGGCGCATGGGTCTTGTTATGATTCAATACTTGTGTACCGCCAGAAATTAATCACCGAAGAGACTTATGTACATCAACAAATATCCAAATATAACACTGAAGAGCGTGTAGCTAGCTAGAGACTATGAGTCCTGCAGTCAAATTCAACGTATCGTCAAATGCACAAGACAAGTTGCGCAATGAAGTCACATTGTCTGGCTGACAGTAAATATGTCTAGGGCTTATGGTGTGCAACTGCGCCATTCCAGCACAAGAATGTGTTTGACGATGTTGCGGATTGATTAtgagtcctctctctctctctttctcgctctttACTCCGGGATTAATTCAGCGTGCCTAACCCTGCAGGAGCAAGATGGCGTTGACACAGACGGGCTGAAATCCTGCTATTTCTTTGCTTGTTTTTGCCCGCGTTTTCGGTTAAACGCTACTCTGTAGAGTAGTCTTTAaaactattattatattatgtcatGCTTTACCTTCATTTCCTTATCAAGAGGACGAATAGCTTTCCCAGACTTCACCTTTTCCTTTCAATCGAGTGTTTCGGTGATCGATCTCGATGCTCCGCCATCTTCCGCTCACTGATCGATTGATTGTGTCCGAGCGAATTGCTGACGGCTTGGCACATATACGCATGCGCGAACTTGTACTGTTATTGTTTTGACCACATGAGGGCGAGCTTGAGCTGTTATTAAAAATATTGTGGTCTCATCATGGAACTACAGTGCATAAAACCATagatatcaaaaaaaaaaaaaaaaaaaaatggtaaaatggtctgcacttatatagcgctttttttctaacttcagaggttaccaaagcgctttacactgtgtcccaatcacccattcacacacacattcatacaccaatggcggcgtATTGGTGCCATTGGCGTCGTAATATCACATTAAACTATTAATTTAACACAAGCAAGGTTAGACACTAGAATGAGATATGTCTTTATATGTACATTAGCCGTCATACATTTGTATGTAGAACTGTGACAGGTTGATGGATGgcataaaggacaaaaaaaaggAAGATGATGACTGAATAATGACAGTGGACACTAGAAAAAGTATTCAGAGCCACATAGAGTACCTGTTTGCTCATGATGTCCACTTTAATGGAAGCAGGCATGGACCAAATCATTGTCTCAGATCATATATTCATCATATCACTAGGTTAATGTtctaattttattctattctgataATAATCACATAAACACAAcacagctttacatttacaaaatcctactggaaaatattaaataaactcCAGGAATTCATCAAGTAAGATGTATTTGATTATGTAttttgctattattatttttattattattaataaattaaaagggTGTTTGAATAATCTTTACCCCTAGTTTCCATTTGTGTTTCCTTTGGAATTCACTTCAATTGCTCTGTTCCACCTGAAACTTATACTTAACTTTCAGTTTAAGTTAAACTACtcagaataaaatatattaaataaaagaaataggGGTAACACATTAAAATAAGGCTACACTTGTTACGGTTACACATTAACTAAGAATGACCAatacttttacagaatttattaatcttggttaatgtaaatttcaacatacagtatacaaatttttttatattttaacattagtaaatgcgttatgagctaacatgaactaacaatgaacaattttatttttattaactaacattaatgaagattaagaaatgctgtaacaaatatattgttcattgttcactcatagttcatgacacctaatgtGCATTTACTAATGCTAACTAatgtaaccttattataaagtgttaccaaaattggCATATCATCCCATTAATGtacccaaaaatgtataattaaaatctATTTTCATTAACAAATGAGTAATTTGTTGCATGTAACTTTAACCCAGATATGCATTTTAGGGGGTTAAAGTTACATGTGATTTCTAGGGTTAAAATCCATCCAAGTCTAATAGAGAAGATATGAGAGGAGGCCATGGTGAAATGGCACAGCAGGATTTAGTAACTATTTTCAAGGTCAGTTATCACAGTGAAACAAGAGCTTAGATGCAGCAGGAGAGAAAATATCTAGATTTTGATCTCTGTGCGGAATGTCTGCGCATGCTCCAGTTTTGCAGGCTGTCTCTGTGCCTTTATAGTGAGAGTCCCATCAGCTCCTAAACATGACTTCACAGAGGTGGGGTCTACATCCTCTGGTAGCTGGCATTTATGGGTAAATGTGTTCATCACTGTGCCATTTGTAGCAAGCTGTTGAATAAAATACAGGTATTATATACAGAAAGCACAGATCAGTTTTCATTATGAAAAACTGTCTATTTACCTTTTCAGCATGAACTTCAATCTGATTGTTTGAGGTGGTGACTATGACATCCTCAGGTGAGAAGTCTTGGACATCCACTGTGAATTGGTATGTGTCTCCCAGTGTCTTGATGTTTCCATTTGTCCCTGTTCTGTCTAGAAAACCATCAAATAATAAATGGAGGACAGAATTTGATGCTTCACTGCAATATTATCATCTGGCCTTTTTCAGTGACAACCTCATGCTAAATTTAAACGCTGTGACTGAGCAGAAATTACTCAATTAAATCAGCTGTTAGTCATGCGTGTACTCATTTAACTGTGTTATACACAAGCACCACAACAGTATATTGCAAACAGGCATTCCTGTGCATTAATGTGCCACTTTAGTTGTGTGTGGGAATTTGCCTTGGTGAATCTAACACTAACAGACTACTAACACTTCATATTCTCAAATCAAGGTCACTTAGCAACAGGCTGCCAAATTTTTGCTCCACTCCAGTCATTCCCCTACAGTGAAgtcacagttttggctctggccAAAACATTCTCTAAAGTCACCCTCacctcctttttatttatttagaagaatatatatatatatatatatatatatatatatatatatatatatatatatatatatacattcatacgagcagacagggaagtacatttgaagtaagtttggagcagaagaaatagaaataaaccttgtgtaaattgtcagctttacactaagataaaatgctatttctagccattttacgtgCACATTTTACAAGGCACtattatatttgtttatcaagaaaattcacattggatcattatttattttttctagtaatacctttgatattagggcaataatcatgatgataatttttgtattgttttcttgtaaaaatatctaaaaatccttaaaacaagatcagtttgtttagatttatcttgttttagaatcaactgcataagatatttcatattttcatagAATGTATTTTTCACATGTGTAAtttttcttactgtactggcagagtttttatagtcaaaacaagtgaaaaaaatctaccaatgctgaagaagaaatacaaagtatttagaatatgttacagcccttgagtaatctaatggaataagttataaattatattttacagcatgtattctgtaatctgtagtggaatatatttcaaaagtaaccctcccaaccctgtatatatatatatatatatatatatatatatatatatatatatatatatatatatatataattttatttatttattatttctggtGGTGAAACAAACAACCCACAGTGTTTAATGAGTGAAAGCTGTGTATTTTACTCAAAGAGATACACTTAACTATATAGGTACATAAAGAACTGGGACTGGGTTTTGTAACTCACTTGGAAATCCCAAAGAATCATTTGGACACATGAACGATCCAAAGTCCTCAGCAAAAAGTCCCCGGCTCTTCTCCATGTATGGGTTTGTTGAGGATGAGGAGGGAGTGGAAGATGTCTGGTGGTAACTGCGCTCCGATCAATAGGCAGAGGAGTTGGTCACACTCATTAGTGTTTAGACGGTTCTCTTGGCTTAAATAAATATCCGGCCCACGCTATAGAGTGATTAGGTGAGGACCAAGATTTAAAATTAGGCAGTTTTGTACCCTGTCCTCGTATAAATCACTGTGTGAATCCACACTTAATCTTGTCTCCTTTAACTCAGAAGTGCTTGATAGGAAACTCCTCTCACAGTTTATTTTAGCTGTGTTTCCCTTGAGCTGTGGTCTGTTGGTATTGGCTGTCTGACCGTCTTATATATAGTTGATCCAGGTTGTGAGTTTTGAAGATGTGCCTGCATGGTGTGTGTTAATTGTAGGATGACAGTGTGCTATATTTAACGTGTGAGGGAGAGGGGCTCTGAGGTCGGAAAAGTTTTGGGTGATGAGGGCTTGAGGTTGAGAAAGGGGCTCTGACAAAGACTCAAAGATAGGAAAGGGAGAGATATAGAGAGGTTAAGGGAGGGTGGGGGGGGTGTATCAACAGCTGGCATTCCAGACACTCACTCCCTGAAATAGCTATATAGTCTATTGCCTTCCTCTCTTCCATTCTGCGTCCTCTCCATCCATTTCTCGCAAACCTGCCATCCACAGTAATTTGCCATGATTTGCAATGGCACTCTATTGAAAAGTTACTTGCTTGAAAACTGTCAGAGACTTTACCATCTCTTTATACTACGGTGTCTGTCTATTTGATAATTACAGAAAATACATGTCCTGAGGGTGTTCATCTCTTTATAAACAACAAGGTTGAGGAATGAAAGGTCACAAACAAGGTTAACCTAAAGACAGTAGGAATGTGGATGAGATCGTGTAGTTGAGGGACAGATGGTATAAGGAAAACTAATTAGGTAGCATTTGTTTTTGGAGAAGAGTTGCTAATAATAGCCTCTTTAGTTACACGTTGCTCAATCATTGCTCATTTCAGCTGGTTACCTCTCATTACTCATTTCATGTCTCCTTTGAATTTGTAGTTTAGGATGTTCATTGCACTGAAAGAACTCTGGAAACATGAGGTTTCAGTATGATAAACAAACATTATTTGGAGcctttgtgttgtttttcattATGGCAGTATAGTGTCCTCTTCTGTGCAGAAATCATGCAGTCACACTGATTCTTCCCCTATCAGTATAAACAATAAAGTCCAATGctgtctcatgacaactcataataattcatacaagatggcaaaattgCAAGATATAGTGCTGCACAACTTGGCTCAAAGGAAAAAGTACTTTTATTCATATAGAGACTAACCAATtaacaaactgaatttcaaatcaatacaataaaggcatcacattttagctagcctcctattcaACACTTTATTTGAAGAAAGGAAACATCAGACAAATGcagttactcattccatatttatttacagtatgcaatacaaatgacttatTTTCATGGTTAGGGTATGAGTTTGGGTCAAACTTAGGGGAACAAAGAACACTTGTTCAAAACCTAATGTTTGGTATACAACAGTGGTTTAtctattaaaatcatgttttgttttgggtTTGGGTAGGGGTTACATTTGATTTAGGTTTTGGTTAGGGGTGAGACATGGAAACAATGTAATAACATCatgtgttgatttatttatttttctatttatgggtaaaagttgtacatttttgtacatgCCAACTCGTTTGACTCtcttgaaaaagagagagagagagagaccatttAATCAGTCAGCAGTATAATCGCTACTAGCACAGTTTGTCCTTGAGCCTGGTGTGAATTCTCTTAAGAAAGTTCACTCGATATCCTCCCAAGTATTCACCTAGTTCATGGATGTCATCAGGCAGCCCTCAAGAGTATGTGGCCataaacagtatgaaaatttaaATTGACGTGTAAAAGCTAAAATCATGTATTcacattcaaatgtaaacatacaTAACTGTTGAGAAGCTCCAGAGAGAGACAGCatgtattattttacagtgtttgtgtttgtgttgcccTCAGCTGCTATTCATTACATAATATAGGATTATCATTGTCTCTCAATATGATTGGCTGGTTTTGCAGGATCTGTGAGACACAAACAAAAGAGCAACAAACAATGCAGCTCTATATACACAAAATAGGGATTCAAATTACAGtgccaaaacaaatcatacaataatacattctgagatgctgagAAAATATAGTCAGGCTGCATTCATACACACTCTGTTGGCTAATATGATCTTTGGCTGTCATGATTCTCTTAAGCCAGACCCAGTGTCTAGACCCGTCTGAGAGAAAAGGATGAATATTGATGGGGAAAATGATCAGAATGCAGAATGACAGAGGGTATCCACTCATCAGTTAGGGAGTGAGGCAAGCATTATTACTGTGACATTTCACACATATTCACCCTTTTGATTCAACCACTCTTCATGGGAACTGCAGATTGAGTCTGCAAGGggaataaaataattgtaaactTATCAGGGGGTTTCAGATTTTAAATAAACAGCAATTTAATCTTACGTCATTGTGGTTGTACTGGAGGGCTGCACAGCTGAATATGGAGTCAGAAAATGGAATCAAGGGGATTGAAGGATATTTTTTAAACTTCCGGTTATGTTTGGGTAATGTTTCATCTGTTTAAGAGttgaaacagttaaaaaaaatcatcttaATCTTACCTTTCGACTCTCAACAATTGGAGTTCTAAATGTAATTTTGGGAGGAGCAGGTTCATCTAATCTCTCAATCATCACTAGAGCATATAAAGGCTTGCAAACCTTTACATCATCATTACATTCATTATTTCCATGAAGTCCAAGGGAATCTTGGAGCGTGAGTTGAGTGTCGCCCTATGGATCCTCCATTGCGGACAGCAAGCCAAACCAGTTCAACCATTTACCATTACCTCAAGATTATATGAACAAGCAAACTCGTTtacaatgaataaatgaatatatataaaaatgtagtaCCTTTCTATGATATAGctaggtttgggagggttactttttaaatgtattccactacagattacagagtacatgctgtaaaatgtcatttgtaatgtattccgttagattactcaaggtcagtaatgtattctttgtaaatactttggattacttcttcagtactgatagattttttcacttgttttgactataaaaactctgccagtacagtaacacaaaatacacatgttaaaaatacattctttgaaaaaaCGAACTAtcttttctaaaacaagatcatcaaattgatcttgttttaaggatttttaaatatttttacaggaaaacaatacaaaaattattatcaagaatatgatttttgccctaatatcaaagatacagatacattttatctgacaagataaatctaatgaatcatgttttaaggatttttttctatttttaatggaaaacaataaaaaaattattatcaaggatatgaaaatataaattatgatccaatgtgaaattatttgataaaaaaacatgatcatgcctggtaacacgtgcatgtaaaatggctagcaTATTAGCTGACAATTcccacaaggtttatttctattttttctgctccaaacttacttcaaacttactgctcgtatgaatgtaacacatcataagaaagtgtttcaccgctgttcaaatgcactttggatcacatcatttatatttatacttttgtcctgaaagcactaaatattaaatgaaagaaatggcaatcaaatgcaaagtaatctcttcagtaatcaaaatacttttgaatgtaactgtgttCTAATTACCAAGTATTTCAATTGC
Encoded proteins:
- the LOC127629040 gene encoding heat shock protein beta-7-like, with translation MEKSRGLFAEDFGSFMCPNDSLGFPNRTGTNGNIKTLGDTYQFTVDVQDFSPEDVIVTTSNNQIEVHAEKLATNGTVMNTFTHKCQLPEDVDPTSVKSCLGADGTLTIKAQRQPAKLEHAQTFRTEIKI